A window from Chiroxiphia lanceolata isolate bChiLan1 chromosome 3, bChiLan1.pri, whole genome shotgun sequence encodes these proteins:
- the C3H2orf50 gene encoding LOW QUALITY PROTEIN: uncharacterized protein C2orf50 homolog (The sequence of the model RefSeq protein was modified relative to this genomic sequence to represent the inferred CDS: inserted 4 bases in 2 codons), with protein sequence MKEEEEEEEEEEEEDDNDDETEEDEDKDKSHGASALLGLSIIQGQIRQGQRASEEGRGFESANKSRFNFLNSHNIPNSAGYMVSLKRDKLGKGSGFRRNTLVRSWQPATTPLGQPVPAPSVXLSSTQPTRPATAQPATQAWADEQAALQPDQVQQDKIWTESAEAKQRGRQIWYQNWSFLKDYDQTVKKGAQATAKLYTPVFSSKVPNLTNQTILSQMNIELGRALVXMDYFSSSGARKRKLEGELQLPSVSVTKSHSNTNNLNLERNVSRPRHRRSSTWGGLNQRPESSSRAAFGTTGTGVTGVLPLPRAPGMPPPGPALPSPRSGRH encoded by the exons GTCTCATGGAGCATCTGCCCTGCTGGGCCTGAGCATCATACAGGGTCAAATCAGACAGGGACAGAGAGCAAGTGAG GAGGGAAGAGGCTTTGAAAGTGCGAACAAGAGCAGGTTTAACTTTCTGAACAGTCACAATATACCAAACAGTGCTGGGTATATGGTAAGTCTCAAAAGGGACAAGTTGGGAAAGGGTTCTGGATTCAGGAGAAATACCTTGGTCAGGTCTTGGCAACCAGCAACCACACCCCTGGGGCAACCAGTCCCAGCTCCATCTGT TCTCAGCAGCACCCAACCAACCAGACCTGCCACCGCACAACCGGCTACTCAGGCCTGGGCAGATgagcaggcagcactgcagccagaCCAGGTCCAACAGGATAAGATCTGGACAGAGTCAGCTGAGGCCAAACAGAGAGGAAGGCAAATCTG GTACCAGAACTGGAGTTTCCTTAAGGACTATGACCAAACAGTGA AGAAAGGAGCTCAAGCTACTGCCAAACTATATACACCTGTGTTCTCAAGCAAAGTTCCCAATCTGACCAATCAAACTATCCTCAGTCAAATGAACATTGAGCTTGGCAGAGCTCTGGT TATGGATTATTTTTCCAGCAGTGGAGCACGAAAGAGGAAACTTGAGGGTGAGCTCCAACTTCCTAGTGTTTCA GTAACAAAGAGTCATTCCAACACCAACAATCTGAATCTGGAGCGGAACGTGTCTCGGCCCCGACACCGACGGAGTTCGACATGGGGAGGCCTCAACCAGCGGCCCGAGAGCTCCTCCCGGGCAGCGTTCGGCACCACTGGGACGGGGGTGACCGGAGTCCTGCCCCTCCCGAGGGCACCGGGGATGCCGCCGCCGggtccagctctgccctccccgCGCTCCGGGCGCCATTAG
- the SLC66A3 gene encoding solute carrier family 66 member 3 isoform X1: MALTVLDVAHWSTWAVCAVIKLPQLAAVLQAGSARGLSVSSLLLELAGFIVFLRYQIYYGYPLQTYLEYPIIIAQDVILLLCILHFFGKMKRALFFAVTFWGGWYMLTLRKWIIDLAMNLCTFISAASKLVQLWCLWQTKDSGQVSALTWSMSAYTCATRIFTTVVTTNDLAGSYHPKKTARARECNRFFNKWFKIKTWWMQEQ, from the exons ATGGCGCTGACGGTGCTGGACGTGGCGCACTGGAGCACATGGGCGGTGTGTGCCGTGATCAAGCTGCCGCAGCTGGCGGCAGTGTTGCAGGCCGGGTCGGCGCGGGGGCTCAGCGTGAGCAgcctgctcctggagctggccGG CTTCATTGTGTTTCTGAGGTACCAGATCTACTATGGTTACCCTCTGCAGACATACCTGGAATACCCCATCATCATTGCAcaag aTGTCATTCTCCTTCTGTgcattctgcatttctttggaaaaatgaAACGAGCTTTGTTCTTTGCAGTTAC ATTTTGGGGGGGCTGGTACATGCTAACACTGCGGAAGTGGATAATAGACCTGGCCATG AACCTGTGCACATTCATCAGCGCAGCCAGTAAGCTGGTTCAGCTGTGGTGTCTCTGGCAGACCAAAGATTCCGGACAAGTGAGCGCCTTGACCTGGAGTATGTCTGCATACACCTGTGCAA CAAGAATATTTACAACTGTAGTGACTACAAATGATCTCGCAG GTTCTTACCATCCTAAGAAAACTGCAAGAGCTAGGGAGTGTAACAGATTTTTCAATAAATGGTTTAAAATCAAGACTTGGTGGATgcaagaacagtaa
- the SLC66A3 gene encoding solute carrier family 66 member 3 isoform X2, translating into MALTVLDVAHWSTWAVCAVIKLPQLAAVLQAGSARGLSVSSLLLELAGFIVFLRYQIYYGYPLQTYLEYPIIIAQDVILLLCILHFFGKMKRALFFAVTFWGGWYMLTLRKWIIDLAMNLCTFISAASKLVQLWCLWQTKDSGQVSALTWSMSAYTCATRIFTTVVTTNDLAVLIRFITMLILNIWVTATILHYRKTKKTD; encoded by the exons ATGGCGCTGACGGTGCTGGACGTGGCGCACTGGAGCACATGGGCGGTGTGTGCCGTGATCAAGCTGCCGCAGCTGGCGGCAGTGTTGCAGGCCGGGTCGGCGCGGGGGCTCAGCGTGAGCAgcctgctcctggagctggccGG CTTCATTGTGTTTCTGAGGTACCAGATCTACTATGGTTACCCTCTGCAGACATACCTGGAATACCCCATCATCATTGCAcaag aTGTCATTCTCCTTCTGTgcattctgcatttctttggaaaaatgaAACGAGCTTTGTTCTTTGCAGTTAC ATTTTGGGGGGGCTGGTACATGCTAACACTGCGGAAGTGGATAATAGACCTGGCCATG AACCTGTGCACATTCATCAGCGCAGCCAGTAAGCTGGTTCAGCTGTGGTGTCTCTGGCAGACCAAAGATTCCGGACAAGTGAGCGCCTTGACCTGGAGTATGTCTGCATACACCTGTGCAA CAAGAATATTTACAACTGTAGTGACTACAAATGATCTCGCAG ttCTCATCCGTTTCATAACCATGCTCATTCTCAATATTTGGGTCACAGCCACAATCCTGCACTACAGGAAGACTAAAAAGACCGATTAG